The genomic region AACCAAAACAAAATGGTAATGGAAAAGTAGTCTGTCTTCCCTTCCCActtctcaattgtgtctgactctttgtgaccccatggactatagccctgctgggctcctctatccatgggctcctccaagtaagaatattagggtgggtagccattctcttctccaagggatcttcctgacctagggatcgaacccatatcccctgtattaaaggcagattctttaccatctgaggcaccagggaagcactttaaATGAGACTATTCCTCATCAAGTATATTAAACAGGTAAAATTTCTTGGGTCCCTTTCTAATTTCTATTACCACTTGCATCATCTGTCTCTGGCCAACATAGGATCTTTGTCCTATGAGCTAATTGACAGTCTCTTCTGTCTTCAACAGAATACTCTAGGACTTGGAGATTAATATGTCTCCAAACTCTGAAAGAAAGAGACTGAAATGGGTCAGCATCGTATTGCCTTGCACACTTTGGATCTCCATCAGGAACTGTACGGGAGAAGAGCTATGTGTTCAGTGCCCTTCGCTTTTTGCCAGGGAGATGTTTACCTGGGGAAAAAGGAATTCCTTCTCTTTAAGGCAAATACTGCATTCTGTGTGGCCTTGAAcagctagtctttcccattataataAGCAGTTCACTCTGAAATGAGGAGGAAacagtcatttgcagcaacagtgTCATATGATCACAAAGtcatatgtgtctttttttttttttttttggtttattttatccATTTCCCCTCACCAATAAGGGGGTTTCCATTTGTTCCTGGGGCATTTGAGGCCACTGTGTCTACATATAGGTAGCCCTAATCATAAATCTCACTCACACTAAGCCAAGTGTTTCAGGAATTCTCTTCTTGTTCTTTGTTTCATGTTTGACAGTTTCTTTCAGAATGCAGTTTGCAACATTCCTGGAGATGTGTTATAAATTATTCAAACTGACAAAGccccctttcttttccttgttgtatgtgttctttccccctccccaaaGCTTACATTCTAACATTGCCACTGAATGCCTTCAATCTTAATGATACTTTTTCCTGTCTTTGGATGAGATGGATTTTTTACtcttatgattattattttggAAAGTAGGTATTATtcctttagaagaaaagaaagaaagccaaatCAAATCAAACACAAACCTCCAGGCTCTATTATGGCATTAGGCTTTATGTCCCAGAGCAGGTCATAGCATACCTTTGATATATGAAAATTTGTCATTCCTGGGTACATTTCATTTACTGAAATGCTGTTTGAGAGCAACTTTATTAAAGATGCAAGACACTGGTACAATGCCGCTTTATTTTGTGTCACCGCTTTCATATAAAATCCTTTTTCCAAACACTTTGGAGAATTAAATAATACAAGACAGGAGAGTGTGTTTTGTATAAATTATACAATACTGTGGCATAAGGAATAATTCAAAGAATCAGAAACCAATAgctaaggctcagagaaattgaaaaaaaaaaaaaaagagggcagaTTTTCAGATGTTTTTAATCCCAAAggagaggtttttcttttttaatagagtGCAGTTGAAGTAGTGAGGAAAAATGGAATTCTTTCTGGAACATGGGGGTCGATGTTTAACTACCCCAACATGCAACCTTTATATTGCTTCACTTCTACCAAACTCCTTTCTAAGTTGCCCCCTGTGCTTTTATTTTGTGGATAACCTATGAGTAATATTAATACTGACAGATATTAATAATCTATTCTAACCTACTTTGCTTGAAAATCCTCTAAAGTTTTTTTATCAGACAGAAAGGTGAGACCCACAGAGGTAAAATGATCTATACATGTGATCAAACAGCTGCCAGAGAGTGGACTCTTGAGTCAAATCAGGCCTAATTGAATCCAAAGCCTGTGCTGGGTACCACCCCTGTGTGTTTAGCAAGAACTGCAATTAAAAAGCCACCTCTCTCACTGAACACATTCCTATAGTTTTCTAACAATGCTGGGCAGTCAAGCACTCTCAATCTTTGTTCTGATATGACTCAAGAGCCttaattcattaaaaacacaACGGCCAGCCCCTGCTCCTTTTTAACCATGTGTGACCGAAAGGCCGTAATCAAGAATGCCGATATGTCGGAGGAGATGCAACAGGACTCGGTGGAATGTGCTACTCAGGCATTGGAGAAGTATAATATAGAGAAGGACATTGCGGCCCATATCAAGAAGGAGTTTGACAAGAAGTACAACCCCACCTGGCACTGCATCGTGGGGAGGAACTTCGGTAGTTATGTGACACATGAAACCAAACACTTCATCTACTTCTACCTGGGCCAAGTGGCCATTCTCCTGTTCAAATCTGGTTAAAAGCATGAACTGTGCCACACACCCAGTGATCCATCCAAaaacaaggactgcagcctaaaTTCCAAATACCAGAGATTGAAGTCTTCAGCCTTGCCTAAGGGAACACCTCCATCTTTGAATCTTTATTGTGTTTTGTACAGGGCATTCTCTGTACTAGTTTGTGGTTATAAAGCAATTAGTAAAACAGCttacatttgtatttattttctattccatACCTCTCTGCTCcatgttttttctcttcaaaatccattcctttaaagaaataaatctgtTGAAGTGTGCATTAATTACCGTTTGTTCAAATAATCTATTGAAGATGGCCTATTACTTGATCTTGGGTAGGGTTGGTGGGGGTGTTTCCTTGAAGTTTCTGTGGGATGTAACAGACTAGCCTATTCAGCATCTTGAGTTTCATCCTTGCCCATCCTGTTCCTGTTGTGCATGGAAGAATACTACTCAGAAGTGCATGTTGAGAAATGCGTGACAGAGAAACTACTGGATTAACTCTTACTCGTAACCTGATAAATACATTCCTTAAGTGCTCCTTTTGTGATAACTGCTATAGAGTGTTCTAGGCCTTAGGCCTCAAGAGATGATGAATGTGTTGTAGAACTCCTttcagttttctgtgactgtaaaatggaaataagctGGTGAGAAAGTTGGGCTAATAAAAATTTGTTGGACTCTAGACATTTACCCTCCTCTGTCTTGGCCAAAGCATACTCTAGAGATTAAAGGTGATCTTAAAGGGAAAAAGTTTTTGAGCAGCAGTCCTCCATGTGATTCTAATAAAGTCtgcaggaatttaaaaaaaaaaaaaaaaagaaagaaagcaagtggTTGCCTGGAGATGGGGAAGAAGGGCTGGAAGAAATGACAGCAGTATTACAAAACAGCAGGAGAAAACTTTTGGGGGAGATGAATATACTCATTATTGTGATATTATCATGAGTATAGTAATGATTTAATGACTATACATGTGCTAAAACTTATTAAAATGTACACtttgaatacaaaaaaaaaaaaaaaacaaaaaaacaaatcagCAAACAAACAACAGCTAGAATGAATGAACATATAGGAAAGGGCCCAGTAAACAGTTTTCATCATACCAAAGAGCATTCTGTTCCCATGCTCTTATGTCGATAATCAGAGTGAGTTGGGCAACAGACCAAACATTTATCAGGTACACTGAGGTGGCATCATCTTCCATCTCATGACCTGGAAAAAATGTGAATAGATGGTATGACAACAATATACCCATTCTTTCCTCCCTCGTGGCAGAAACTCTGATTTTGTTCTGGGAGAGAATATGCTCACTTTGAAGTGATGGATCAGTCTTAGCCAATCGTGAAAATCCTGGTTTGCAATTTCCCAGTGTTGCTTGTCCTGAAGAGGGGACATAAGTCACAGTCCTGGCCAAAGAGACTAAAGTGAATTCTGCTAGTCTTGTtgccctttctcccttccttttttgTACTCTAAgtatggctgtagtcatcattcATTTTGCAGGCGCAGTGTATCCAGCCTAAGAATGAAGATCATGATAAGGATCAAAGACAAGAAGGTACCTTGGCTTCAAAAACATCCTtgagtggctgctgctgctgctgctaagtcacttcagtcgtgtccaactctgtgcgaccccatagacggcagcccaccaggctcccccatccctgggattctccaggcaagaatactggagtgggttgccatttccttctccagccttgAGTGGCTACCtacctctaaatatttgatacattaaaaaaaaaaaaaaagacagctatTTGTTTTGGCCATTGTTATTTTTCTGGTGGTTGTTATTTACAATTGAAAAAAATCCTAACAGATACACATAGATCATCTCAGCAGATATGTAGATTTACATGGAGAAAGAGATTCAGGTTGCATTATAAAGAGGTTAATGCAAGACAGTGCAGCAACAGAATAATTCCATCTGTGGTCATAGTTTTAGACTAGGTTATGCTTCTCCATGACATCTCAATCGTAAATATGTCTACCAACGTTGAAAAGGTCATACATGATTTCTAGTAGTCAACTGACTAAGCAGATTTAAGTAGCACATATCTAATACTGGTAATTATGATCCTATTTCCTTGACTACATGTGGTTGGGCAATCATATCAGTATGTACTTTTGCGTGTAGCTTTATGTTATAGGCTAAGAACTAGGCTATATGTAAGTAAATGTGGATTCTGCCTCTGGAAACTCCACTTGCTAGATGAATATATCAATCAGTGTAGGCTTGATtgtgtttcaataaaaaaaaaaaacataaaattaaaataaagagttCCTGAGTTTAAGTGACTTAAAAGAGTGAAAGGCTTACTATATGCTCACACCAGTCATCCATCCTGGGTCAGCTAGGAGGCTTTATTCTGTTGTCCTAACTCCTCCTAGGATTAGGAGGAGCTCCATCTCACTGCTTCCATATTTTCCCTGAGAGGAAAATGGAGAAGGTAACTTAAATGATTccttttatattgaagtatagttgatttacaatgttgtgttaatatcTACTGTGCAGCAAAATAATTCAGCtttacatatacattctttttcttattcctttccattattgtTTATCATAGGATTTCAAATGTAGTTCCAGAGTAGAGCCttgtgtttatccattttatatataataccttatatctgctaaccccaaactcccactccttcTCTCCCCACCCAACTCTGGCgaccagaagtctgttctctatgtgtatctgtttctgttttatagataagttcatttatgtaatattttagattccacatgtaagtaatatcatatagtatttgtctttttctttttctggtatcACTTActtatatctgctttattgtaaATATATTCTATTGGTATATTATTTAATTTGAGGTATATAAATCGAGATTTCAGCAAACTGTTTAACTTTGAATGCTGTTCatcaaacaaatgaatataaatcaATTTCAGGAATTTCATAGGCAAGATAAAGGTAAATGGAAAAATTGACAGTTATAAAAGTAGAGAAAGGATGAAAAAATCACTTAGAATTTTAGAGCATGTAAAAGGCAGTAGGTTTGTTGCAACCAATAGTTATTTTTCAGATGCTCCCcataaaaatgtgtttcaaaTTTTTTCAAACCATCATCATGCTACCTGTCTGCCACTTCTTTAGTCTGTTAAGTAACTTTAGGATGGGAGAAGAATCAGAGATACTTTTGTTCTCATTAAAATTCCTCCTCAATAGTTGGAGACAGAAGACTAAGAACATGAAACAAAAGGagagttttaaaaactgaatgtGTTTTATATGCAATATGAGCTACTGTGTTGTAGGAATTAAGAGGACAGTGAGTCTAACAGGGCTGAAACAGACCAAGACTttggggaaataaaaatgaactgcCTCCTAACGGTTTTGATACAGAGGTGAGAAGAAATGACTTTGATcaagaatgtgaaatcaagttgAGACCCAACTTAAAATTGAAGGGTAACAGAAATATTTGAATCACAATTAAGTAGCTGTTAAAAATGGTCTTGGTGAGAGTTTCTACATCATTTGCATGAGAAATACCTTTCAAATTTTGTCTAACTTTGTAACTGACATTTGATTTCACTCCTGAGGTTCCTGAAAATTATAATAAGCATTATAAATGAAGAGAAGATTGGATGATAGGGctgtgagtcagtgatggcaggtttttttttcttgaatttaaaataatggtGAAAAAAACCTTTGCAGATAATGTAATGTTTGTGCCTGAAGCCTTGCTCTcatcttcctttaattttttttctttatgtttttgtttaaattttttaattgaaggataattgttttacagaattttgtggttttctgtcatacatcaacaagaatcagccatatgtatatatacccatgtcccctcctttccagacctccctcccatctccctccccaccccacccttcagcctgtcgcagagcccctgtttgagttccctgagtcatacaccaaattctcactggctatcCGTTTCACacatggtattgtaaatttctgTGTTACTCTCTCCTTACAtcgccccttctccctcctcccctcccaccttgtccataggtctgttctctatgtctgtttctccactgctgccctgaagaTATCTCTccagatcccatatatatgcgtcAGTATACgatatttacatttctctttctgacttacttcactctgtataatgggctctaatTTCATCTACTTCATTAAAACAGAttcaatgtgtttctttttatggctgggtagtatcccattgtatatatatgtgccagAGCTTAGAAAAGATCagcctcccaagactgaaccaagaagaaatagaaatcacgaacaacccaattacaaacactgaaactgaaacagtgatcaaaaatctcccaaaaacaaaagcccagggcccgatgacttcacaggggaattctatcaaacattcagagaagagctaatgtccatctgtcgatggacatctaggttgcttccatgttctagctattgtaaatagagctgcagtgaacattgggctgcatgtgtctttttcagttttgatttcttcaaggtatatgcctaggagtgagattgctgggtcatatggtggttttaatcctacctttttaaggagtctccataccgtcttgcatagtgg from Muntiacus reevesi chromosome 2, mMunRee1.1, whole genome shotgun sequence harbors:
- the LOC136158313 gene encoding dynein light chain 1, cytoplasmic, translated to MCDRKAVIKNADMSEEMQQDSVECATQALEKYNIEKDIAAHIKKEFDKKYNPTWHCIVGRNFGSYVTHETKHFIYFYLGQVAILLFKSG